In Rubrobacter radiotolerans DSM 5868, a genomic segment contains:
- a CDS encoding glycosyltransferase has product MILPAPEPALRVSVTVPAKNEENLIGRCLVALATQVGVRPQEYEVLLVLDSCTDATEERAREVAARHPDLRLHFLQGPGIGVGFARRTGMEAACSRLHAAGRPDGLVASTDADSVVAPDWISSQIRLAERGAEAIGGRILLECGGSSLPEAALGWYERQAEARFRRVLSLARGDLSEHWQFSGASLSLRAGTYRRIGGLPSTRDLEDEGLERALEDAGVGIHRSLAVRVTTSARTAGRASRGLAHDLAAHVGNGASPGPERPGTPHPVE; this is encoded by the coding sequence ATGATCCTACCCGCGCCGGAGCCCGCGCTCCGGGTCTCGGTGACGGTGCCGGCAAAGAACGAGGAGAACCTTATCGGGCGCTGCCTTGTGGCGCTCGCCACGCAGGTCGGCGTCCGTCCGCAGGAGTACGAGGTGCTGCTCGTCCTCGATAGTTGCACGGACGCGACCGAAGAGCGGGCGCGAGAGGTCGCCGCGCGCCACCCGGACCTCCGGCTCCACTTCCTGCAGGGACCGGGGATCGGGGTCGGGTTCGCCCGCAGGACGGGGATGGAGGCAGCCTGCTCCCGCCTGCACGCCGCCGGACGGCCGGACGGACTCGTCGCCTCGACCGACGCCGACAGCGTGGTCGCTCCGGACTGGATCTCCTCGCAGATCCGACTCGCCGAGCGCGGAGCCGAGGCGATCGGGGGGAGGATCCTCCTTGAATGTGGCGGCTCCTCCCTGCCGGAAGCGGCCCTCGGCTGGTACGAGCGACAGGCCGAGGCGCGCTTCCGGCGGGTACTCTCCCTTGCGCGCGGCGATCTCTCCGAGCACTGGCAGTTCAGCGGAGCCTCGCTCTCCCTGCGCGCCGGGACGTACCGGAGAATAGGCGGTCTCCCCTCAACCCGCGACTTGGAGGACGAGGGGCTCGAACGCGCCCTCGAAGACGCCGGCGTCGGCATCCACCGTTCGCTCGCCGTTCGCGTCACGACCTCCGCCCGCACCGCCGGACGCGCGAGCCGCGGCCTCGCCCACGACCTCGCCGCGCACGTCGGCAACGGAGCCTCACCCGGCCCCGAACGCCCGGGGACGCCGCATCCGGTAGAATGA
- a CDS encoding NAD(P)/FAD-dependent oxidoreductase: protein MNQTEKVLIVGGGPAGLSAARAYRNSGGRGEVKILSGDELAPYERPALTKEYLRGEKSRADLPLEAEDWYRENAVELRLGVRVESLDLENRAVGTAGGETLRYDRLVLATGSDAMEPPFPVPESGVYLVRSIADADALRKEVSGEARRVVVVGSGFIGCEAAASLAMLGCEVELVSLEEAPQKERLGEPVSERIAGWLHDLGVKTRFGRVIERVVRRDGSGDLEARIEDGESVPGELFVLGTGARARTELAEQAGLSVEGGGVVCDASLKTSDESVFACGDIAFAYNEAAERRLRVEHWGDALAHGRTAGETIAGRESALRAVPGFWSTIGDKTIKYAAWGDGWDEERFVDRGDGAFTVWYGREGACVGVLTHRYDEDYERGRKVVEAGGPLPG from the coding sequence GTGAACCAGACCGAGAAAGTCCTGATCGTCGGCGGAGGTCCCGCCGGTCTCTCGGCGGCTCGCGCCTACCGGAACTCCGGCGGGCGCGGCGAGGTGAAGATCCTCTCCGGCGACGAGCTCGCCCCCTACGAGCGGCCCGCGCTCACAAAGGAGTACCTGCGCGGAGAGAAGTCCCGCGCCGACCTCCCGCTCGAAGCCGAGGACTGGTACCGGGAGAACGCCGTCGAGCTTCGCCTCGGGGTGCGCGTCGAGAGTCTCGACCTTGAGAACCGCGCGGTCGGGACCGCAGGCGGAGAGACGCTTCGGTACGACCGGCTCGTTCTTGCCACCGGCTCCGACGCGATGGAGCCGCCCTTCCCGGTCCCCGAGAGCGGCGTATACCTCGTTCGGTCGATCGCCGACGCCGACGCCCTGCGAAAAGAGGTTTCGGGCGAGGCCCGGCGCGTCGTCGTTGTCGGGAGCGGGTTTATCGGGTGCGAGGCGGCGGCCTCGCTCGCGATGCTCGGGTGCGAGGTCGAGCTTGTAAGCCTGGAGGAGGCCCCGCAGAAGGAGCGGCTCGGCGAGCCCGTCTCGGAGAGGATAGCGGGCTGGCTCCACGACCTCGGCGTAAAGACCCGCTTCGGCCGGGTTATAGAGAGAGTCGTCCGGAGGGACGGCTCGGGAGATCTCGAAGCAAGGATCGAGGACGGCGAGAGCGTCCCGGGAGAGCTCTTCGTCCTCGGGACCGGCGCACGGGCGCGCACGGAACTTGCCGAGCAGGCCGGGCTCTCGGTCGAGGGCGGCGGGGTTGTCTGCGATGCCTCGCTCAAGACCTCGGACGAGAGCGTCTTTGCGTGCGGGGACATCGCCTTTGCCTACAACGAGGCCGCCGAAAGGAGGTTGCGGGTCGAGCACTGGGGCGACGCGCTCGCGCACGGAAGGACCGCCGGGGAGACGATCGCCGGACGCGAGTCGGCCCTGAGAGCCGTGCCGGGGTTCTGGTCCACGATCGGGGACAAGACGATCAAGTACGCCGCGTGGGGCGACGGCTGGGACGAGGAGCGATTCGTGGACCGGGGCGACGGGGCGTTCACCGTCTGGTACGGGCGGGAGGGCGCGTGCGTCGGCGTTCTGACCCACAGATACGATGAGGACTACGAGCGAGGCCGGAAGGTCGTCGAGGCCGGAGGGCCTCTGCCGGGATGA
- a CDS encoding SAM-dependent methyltransferase — translation MRERLEREYFERLYSESSDPWGFETSEYEHEKYARTLAALGERRFGTALEFGASIGVFTALLAPRCDHLLAVDASERAVRANRERLRKLGVENVTVERRTLPEEMPGGEFDLIVASEVLYYFPEKVMLGALRRLEESLLPEGLLLLVHWRLPTRTYPLQGDEVHRLVLHNTRLAPVETDVRPEYRLDLLRAENNRDDFEVEV, via the coding sequence GTGAGAGAACGCCTCGAACGCGAGTACTTCGAGCGGCTCTACAGCGAGTCGTCCGACCCGTGGGGGTTCGAGACAAGCGAGTACGAGCACGAGAAGTACGCAAGGACCCTCGCCGCGCTCGGGGAGCGCCGCTTCGGGACGGCGCTTGAGTTCGGGGCCTCGATCGGGGTCTTCACCGCCCTTCTCGCCCCGAGGTGCGATCACCTCCTCGCCGTAGACGCCTCCGAGCGGGCCGTTCGGGCGAACCGGGAGCGGCTCCGGAAGCTCGGCGTAGAGAACGTAACCGTCGAGCGCAGGACGCTCCCCGAGGAGATGCCGGGAGGAGAGTTCGACCTGATCGTCGCCTCCGAGGTCCTCTACTACTTTCCGGAAAAGGTCATGCTGGGCGCCCTCCGCCGCCTCGAAGAGTCGCTTCTGCCGGAGGGGCTCCTGCTCCTTGTCCACTGGCGCCTTCCGACACGGACGTACCCCCTGCAGGGCGACGAGGTCCACAGGCTCGTCCTGCACAATACCCGGCTCGCGCCCGTCGAGACCGACGTTCGGCCCGAGTACCGGCTGGATCTGCTGCGCGCTGAAAACAACAGAGACGACTTCGAGGTGGAAGTGTGA
- a CDS encoding acyl-CoA dehydrogenase family protein, which yields MSTQRTADRTGRSENAAGTGEISPEDVAARIAAGAAARDAEPGFPEEPFARLAGAGLLSLPAPDSAGRRRGSFAQEWAVLRAVARADGSVGRILDGHYNAVERLSMLAPEPLRSEELARLLQGELLLGVWGADPIPGEGEPARLTRSADGYVLRGVKTFCSGAGGLDRALVAVRGESGEGPPVHLAYVDLTAGGVNLDRGWYRSAGMRSSESHRVVFDGAPVLAVLGEPGELVRQPYFSRDAIRTAVTWAGICDLALDSALEVLAAKSPPDGPDGIVSLAAGRMIAHRQTVDRWTQAAADLADNESDALTGAFAVSLRESVAAACRAVLDEAARACGSHPFATGSPLDRARRDLEVMLLQHRLEPALARVGREEILARRQDGGGA from the coding sequence GTGAGCACGCAGCGCACAGCCGACAGGACGGGCCGCTCCGAAAACGCGGCCGGGACCGGCGAGATCTCCCCGGAAGACGTGGCGGCCCGGATAGCCGCCGGAGCTGCGGCCCGAGACGCGGAGCCGGGCTTCCCGGAGGAGCCCTTCGCCCGGCTCGCCGGAGCGGGCCTGCTCTCCCTTCCAGCGCCGGACAGCGCCGGTCGCCGGCGCGGCAGCTTTGCGCAGGAATGGGCCGTGCTGCGGGCCGTGGCGCGCGCCGACGGCTCCGTCGGGCGCATCCTCGACGGGCACTACAACGCCGTGGAGCGGCTCTCCATGCTCGCCCCCGAGCCGCTCCGTTCGGAGGAACTCGCCCGCCTCCTGCAAGGAGAACTCCTGCTCGGTGTGTGGGGTGCGGACCCGATCCCCGGCGAGGGAGAGCCCGCCCGGCTGACGCGCAGCGCAGACGGATACGTCCTGCGGGGAGTCAAGACGTTCTGCTCCGGGGCGGGCGGCCTCGACCGGGCGCTCGTTGCTGTCAGGGGCGAGAGCGGAGAGGGACCGCCGGTGCACCTCGCCTACGTCGACCTGACGGCCGGCGGCGTCAACCTTGACCGGGGCTGGTACCGGAGCGCGGGGATGCGCTCCTCCGAGAGCCACCGCGTCGTCTTTGACGGAGCGCCGGTGCTCGCGGTGCTCGGAGAGCCCGGCGAGCTTGTCCGGCAGCCGTACTTCAGCCGCGACGCTATAAGGACCGCCGTTACGTGGGCCGGGATCTGCGACCTCGCCCTCGACTCGGCGCTTGAGGTGCTCGCCGCGAAGTCCCCGCCGGACGGGCCGGACGGGATCGTCTCGCTCGCCGCCGGGAGGATGATCGCCCACCGGCAGACGGTCGACCGCTGGACCCAGGCCGCAGCCGACCTTGCGGACAACGAGTCCGACGCGCTCACCGGGGCGTTCGCCGTCTCCTTGCGGGAGTCCGTTGCCGCCGCCTGCCGCGCCGTGCTCGACGAGGCCGCCCGGGCCTGCGGCTCGCACCCCTTCGCGACCGGCTCGCCGCTCGACCGGGCGCGACGCGACCTTGAGGTGATGCTACTTCAGCACCGACTGGAGCCCGCCCTCGCACGGGTCGGACGGGAGGAGATCCTCGCCCGCCGGCAAGACGGAGGCGGAGCGTGA
- a CDS encoding polysaccharide deacetylase family protein: MSKGGGLASMTFDDGPDGLWTARVLDALLASEARATFFVTGPLAREHPALVERMRDEGHEVALHCSRHVRHTGLGEEEIEADAVSGLGDLRALGLSARRWRPPWGIVTGSTRRVARRLGLEISLWNADTHDWRGDPAERMLAAVSPSLKDGSVVLMHDGLGPGARRTGCHQTVALVPALADRLRDLGCEPVPMSELARRGSCAEVAP; the protein is encoded by the coding sequence TTGAGCAAAGGGGGCGGTCTTGCGAGCATGACCTTCGATGACGGTCCGGACGGTCTCTGGACCGCCCGCGTCCTCGATGCTCTGCTCGCTTCGGAAGCTCGGGCAACGTTCTTTGTAACGGGACCGCTCGCCCGGGAGCACCCCGCGCTCGTGGAGCGCATGCGCGATGAGGGGCACGAAGTCGCCCTCCACTGCTCCCGGCACGTCCGGCACACCGGGCTCGGGGAGGAGGAGATCGAGGCCGACGCCGTCTCCGGACTCGGAGACCTCCGCGCGCTCGGCCTCAGTGCCCGGCGGTGGCGGCCCCCGTGGGGGATCGTCACCGGAAGCACCCGGCGCGTGGCGAGAAGGCTCGGGCTCGAGATCTCTCTCTGGAACGCCGACACCCATGACTGGCGCGGCGACCCGGCGGAGAGGATGCTCGCTGCCGTATCGCCCTCCCTCAAGGACGGCTCTGTGGTCCTGATGCACGATGGTCTCGGACCGGGCGCGCGGCGCACCGGCTGCCACCAGACGGTCGCCCTGGTCCCGGCCCTCGCCGACCGCCTGCGCGACCTCGGCTGCGAGCCCGTCCCGATGTCCGAGCTCGCCCGGCGCGGCTCCTGCGCAGAGGTCGCGCCGTGA